One genomic region from Ammospiza caudacuta isolate bAmmCau1 chromosome 1, bAmmCau1.pri, whole genome shotgun sequence encodes:
- the LOC131563042 gene encoding feather beta keratin-like — protein MACNSLCSPCGPTPLANSCNEPCALQCQDSRVIINPSPVLVTLPGPIMTSFPQNTAVGSTSSAAVGTELSVQGQPISGGFGGFGGFGYGLGYGRGFGYGLGYGCGFGYGLGGLGCYGRRGYGYNC, from the coding sequence ATGGCCTGCaacagcctctgcagtccctgcggACCCACCCCGCTGGCCAACAGCTGCAacgagccctgtgccctgcaatgcCAGGATTCCCGCGTCATCATCAACCCTTCTCCTGTGCTGgtcaccctgccaggacccatcatgacctccttcccccagaacaCCGCCGTCGGATCCACCTCCTCGGCTGCCGTGGGCACTGAGCTcagtgtgcagggacagcccatctCTGGTGGCTTTGGTGGCTTTGGTGGCTTTGGCTACGGCCTTGGCTATGGCCGTGGGTTTGGCTATGGGCTGGGCTATGGCTGTGGGTTTGGCTATGGCCTGGGAGGCCTGGGCTGCTATGGCAGAAGGGGCTATGGCTACAACTGCTAA